Proteins encoded together in one Rhipicephalus sanguineus isolate Rsan-2018 chromosome 9, BIME_Rsan_1.4, whole genome shotgun sequence window:
- the LOC125759910 gene encoding uncharacterized protein LOC125759910 — protein MTGRPLPPVPASPPSSPDEQDSSAPQPTVAEAVAVPPVPVAGPTDERVATPPPPSFDPPPPPLPVLHRRSSSRDVLQPPVPQTRVPAPEAPPPASQTRCPAPDVSSSPQQQQQHQASPPPIFAPAHISALTVTVVAASVFCLALQIVALWRRSS, from the coding sequence ATGACGGGCCGTCCCCTGCCACCTGTCCCCGCCTCCCCGCCGTCAAGCCCCGACGAACAAGACAGCAGCGCTCCGCAACCGACCGTGGCGGAGGCGGTGGCGGTGCCGCCCGTGCCGGTCGCTGGTCCGACCGACGAGCGCGTTGCCACGCCGCCTCCGCCCTCCTTCGACCCCCCTCCGCCCCCTCTCCCCGTTCTCCATCGGAGATCCTCCTCCCGCGATGTCCTCCAGCCTCCCGTCCCTCAAACCCGAGTCCCCGCCCCCGAAGCTCCGCCTCCCGCCTCTCAAACCCGATGCCCCGCCCCCGATGTCTCGTCCTCAccccagcagcagcaacagcaccaGGCCTCGCCTCCACCCATATTCGCACCAGCCCACATCTCGGCCCTCACAGTCACCGTCGTCGCAGCCAGCGTCTTCTGCCTTGCCCTGCAAATTGTGGCGCTCTGGCGACGTAGCAGTTAG